In Rothia mucilaginosa, one genomic interval encodes:
- a CDS encoding LytR C-terminal domain-containing protein, giving the protein MSYPRDEFDEVDENTARRGTYRAVNADPAKSPKGAIPLVAAGVVGLLIGGAMYVYAPRTASPQYSASTAKSSSAPASASASSAPAKASASASATKTGLAESISVAVYNAAAPAGSASRAAALLTGYTINETANYTGAAPATSVVYYAEGYQSQAQSIASKLDISQVRQATSDVQMGNHEVIVVLASDYTG; this is encoded by the coding sequence ATGAGCTACCCCCGCGACGAATTTGACGAGGTAGACGAAAATACCGCCCGCCGCGGAACCTACCGCGCGGTCAATGCTGACCCGGCAAAGAGCCCCAAGGGTGCTATCCCCCTGGTGGCTGCTGGCGTAGTCGGTCTGCTCATCGGCGGCGCGATGTACGTGTACGCGCCGCGCACCGCCTCCCCGCAGTATTCGGCGTCCACCGCGAAGAGCAGCTCCGCCCCCGCAAGCGCCTCTGCGTCCTCTGCGCCGGCTAAGGCTTCCGCCTCGGCAAGTGCTACGAAGACCGGTCTGGCTGAGTCCATCTCTGTGGCGGTCTACAATGCGGCGGCTCCGGCGGGTAGTGCATCTCGTGCGGCGGCTCTGCTGACCGGCTACACCATCAACGAGACGGCAAACTACACGGGTGCGGCACCGGCAACCAGCGTGGTCTACTACGCTGAGGGCTACCAGTCGCAGGCGCAGAGCATCGCCTCGAAGCTGGACATTTCGCAGGTGCGTCAGGCAACTTCCGATGTGCAGATGGGCAACCACGAGGTGATTGTGGTGCTGGCTTCCGATTACACCGGCTAG
- the groL gene encoding chaperonin GroEL (60 kDa chaperone family; promotes refolding of misfolded polypeptides especially under stressful conditions; forms two stacked rings of heptamers to form a barrel-shaped 14mer; ends can be capped by GroES; misfolded proteins enter the barrel where they are refolded when GroES binds), with product MAKLIAFDEEARRGLERGLNTLADAVKVTLGPRGRNVVLEKAWGAPTITNDGVSIAKEIELEDPYEKIGAELVKEVAKKTDDIAGDGTTTATVLARALVREGLRNVAAGADPLSLKRGIEKAVEAVTEALLSSAKEVETEEEIAATASISAGDAEIGKLIAEAMEKVGKEGVITVEDSNTFGLHLELTEGMRFDKGFLSGYFVTDPERQEAVLEDPYILVVNQKISNVKDLVPVLEKVMQSGKPLLIVAEDVEGEALALLVLNKMRGSIKSVAVKAPGFGDRRKAQMADIAILTGGQVITEEVGLSLDAATLDMLGSARKVVVTKDETTIIEGAGDAAAIEGRVAQIRAEIANSDSDYDREKLQERLAKLAGGVAVLKAGAATEVELKERKHRIEDAVRNAKAAVEEGIVPGGGVALIQAGVKVFDKLELTGDEATGANIVRVAIDAPLKQIAANAGLEPGVVVDRVRSLPAGTGLNAATGEYEDLMAAGIADPVKVTRSALQNAASIAGLFLTTEAVVANKPEPAGAAAPGADAMGGMM from the coding sequence ATGGCAAAGCTCATTGCTTTTGACGAAGAGGCACGCCGCGGCCTTGAGCGCGGTTTGAACACCCTCGCCGATGCAGTGAAGGTGACCCTCGGCCCCCGCGGCCGCAACGTTGTGCTGGAGAAGGCGTGGGGCGCCCCCACCATCACCAACGACGGTGTCTCGATCGCGAAGGAAATCGAGCTGGAGGATCCGTACGAGAAGATTGGTGCGGAGCTCGTCAAGGAAGTTGCTAAGAAGACTGACGACATCGCAGGTGACGGTACCACCACCGCTACCGTTCTGGCTCGGGCACTGGTCCGCGAGGGCCTGCGCAACGTGGCTGCTGGCGCTGACCCGCTGAGCCTCAAGCGCGGCATTGAGAAGGCTGTTGAGGCTGTGACCGAGGCTCTGCTCTCCTCCGCAAAGGAAGTTGAGACCGAGGAAGAGATCGCTGCAACCGCGTCTATTTCTGCTGGCGACGCTGAGATCGGCAAGCTCATTGCTGAGGCAATGGAGAAGGTCGGCAAGGAAGGCGTCATCACCGTTGAGGACTCCAACACTTTCGGTCTGCATCTCGAACTGACTGAGGGTATGCGCTTCGACAAGGGCTTCCTGTCCGGTTACTTTGTGACCGACCCGGAGCGTCAGGAAGCAGTCCTGGAGGACCCCTACATCCTGGTTGTGAACCAGAAGATTTCGAACGTTAAGGACCTCGTCCCCGTCCTGGAGAAGGTCATGCAGTCCGGCAAGCCGCTGCTGATTGTTGCTGAGGACGTTGAGGGTGAGGCTCTGGCTCTGCTGGTGCTGAACAAGATGCGCGGCTCCATCAAGTCTGTTGCTGTGAAGGCTCCGGGCTTCGGTGACCGCCGTAAGGCTCAGATGGCTGATATCGCTATCTTGACCGGTGGCCAGGTCATTACCGAAGAGGTTGGCCTGTCCCTGGACGCAGCAACCCTGGATATGCTCGGTTCCGCTCGCAAGGTCGTTGTGACCAAGGACGAGACCACCATCATTGAGGGTGCAGGCGACGCAGCGGCTATCGAGGGTCGCGTTGCTCAGATTCGCGCAGAGATCGCTAACTCCGACTCTGACTACGACCGTGAGAAGCTGCAGGAGCGCCTGGCTAAGCTCGCCGGTGGTGTTGCTGTGCTGAAGGCTGGTGCCGCAACCGAGGTTGAGCTGAAGGAACGCAAGCACCGCATTGAGGATGCTGTGCGTAACGCTAAGGCTGCCGTTGAGGAGGGTATCGTCCCCGGTGGTGGCGTTGCTCTGATTCAGGCTGGCGTGAAGGTCTTCGACAAGCTGGAGCTGACCGGCGACGAGGCGACCGGCGCGAACATTGTGCGCGTGGCTATTGACGCACCGCTGAAGCAGATCGCTGCTAACGCTGGCCTGGAGCCGGGCGTTGTGGTTGACCGCGTTCGTTCCCTGCCTGCTGGTACCGGCCTGAACGCTGCGACCGGCGAGTACGAGGACCTGATGGCTGCTGGTATTGCTGACCCGGTGAAGGTGACCCGTTCGGCTCTGCAGAACGCTGCGTCTATTGCTGGTCTGTTCCTGACCACTGAGGCTGTTGTTGCGAACAAGCCGGAGCCCGCTGGCGCGGCTGCTCCCGGTGCGGACGCAATGGGCGGAATGATGTAA
- the rlmC gene encoding 23S rRNA (uracil(747)-C(5))-methyltransferase RlmC, whose product MECAYFRDDLCSSCPSIETAYTAQVQAKQEHARALLANYPQLQWLDPVTSAEAGFRNKAKLVVGGSAKNPTLGIVDYRTGASTDLGECPLYMEPIQAAIPVLRELIQRADLTPYDIPNRRGELKNILVTASAAGELMVRFVLRSKKLLVPIRRQMGWLQERLPNLAVLSVNLLREPVARVEGDEEIILSERQTLPMQVNDLTLHLRPQSFFQTNTKVAEAMYAQGREWVREVAPRSLWDLYCGVGGFALHAASVMDGGSVTGIEISAEAVASAQRTVAEYGLEGVDFSAQDAPEFAVSSGAVPQMLVVNPPRRGIGESLCAWIEGSGIDRVVYSSCNAVTLAKDLGRMPSYAPVQGRVLDMFPHTDHYEVMTLLKRG is encoded by the coding sequence ATGGAATGCGCCTATTTTCGTGATGACCTCTGCTCCTCCTGCCCCAGCATTGAGACCGCCTACACCGCGCAGGTGCAGGCGAAGCAGGAGCATGCCCGCGCCCTGCTCGCTAACTACCCGCAGCTACAGTGGCTGGACCCGGTGACCAGTGCGGAGGCGGGCTTCCGCAACAAGGCGAAGCTCGTGGTGGGCGGTTCGGCGAAGAACCCGACCCTCGGCATCGTGGATTACCGCACGGGTGCCTCCACTGATCTTGGCGAATGCCCGCTCTATATGGAGCCGATTCAGGCGGCTATACCGGTGCTGCGTGAGCTGATTCAGCGTGCAGACCTGACCCCTTATGACATTCCGAACCGTCGCGGTGAGCTGAAGAATATTCTGGTGACTGCTTCGGCGGCGGGTGAGCTGATGGTGCGTTTCGTGCTGCGTTCGAAGAAGCTTCTGGTGCCGATTCGCCGCCAGATGGGCTGGCTACAGGAGCGGCTGCCGAACCTGGCAGTGCTGTCGGTGAACCTGCTGCGTGAGCCGGTGGCGCGCGTTGAGGGTGATGAGGAGATTATTCTCTCGGAGCGTCAGACCCTGCCGATGCAGGTGAATGACCTGACCCTGCATTTGCGTCCGCAGAGCTTCTTCCAGACGAACACGAAGGTCGCTGAGGCGATGTACGCGCAGGGTCGTGAGTGGGTGCGTGAGGTGGCTCCGCGCTCGCTGTGGGATCTGTACTGTGGCGTGGGTGGTTTTGCCCTGCATGCCGCTTCGGTGATGGATGGCGGCTCGGTGACGGGCATTGAGATTAGTGCGGAGGCGGTTGCTTCGGCACAGCGCACGGTCGCTGAGTACGGTCTGGAGGGCGTGGACTTTTCGGCTCAGGATGCGCCGGAGTTCGCGGTGTCTTCGGGCGCGGTGCCGCAGATGCTGGTGGTGAACCCGCCGCGCCGCGGTATTGGTGAGAGCTTGTGCGCGTGGATTGAGGGTTCGGGTATTGACCGTGTGGTGTATTCGAGCTGTAATGCGGTGACTTTGGCGAAGGATCTGGGGCGTATGCCTTCGTATGCGCCGGTGCAGGGCCGCGTGCTGGACATGTTCCCGCATACAGACCACTATGAGGTTATGACGTTGCTGAAGCGCGGGTAG
- a CDS encoding MFS transporter — protein MRRTTDPSPEHPESPASRIPTNTPDATAKPTSATPLNARGQLTLLTAQVSDALASSIQAIAMPLLTYGATGDLAHSAIVMVVEAVPVILFAPFAGAIADKFNRKTLTVSFRLASAALLIASPALYAAAGLPAFLTIAFLVSTFGTFSSPAASAAMPSLLGDDYQKYMARRGSLIFLAQTLGPTIAAAVASFTTPALAVGFAGTLNLLAALTVATIRNYDLTHAERTATVQEHHTGRLLREGAAYTAHNPIVRGMLTFWFLSIAAVPITTLPMLEYLTRGLGHDYTAFGIATSVYAAGCVISSWLSAKLGVGTGAGRVRMTKRGWMCISGLGYGAVCLSMGLHPALWAVLVLWFIWGMFYGPEEVLGQVLFADAIDEHMRGRVYSFMGVVFSLAGMVGYLITGWAVPAFGAINTIVTGGALFIIATVFTFILGPTARAIRAQESRNEAKSRAGA, from the coding sequence ATGAGACGCACCACAGACCCTTCGCCTGAGCACCCTGAATCACCTGCGTCGCGCATTCCAACAAACACACCAGACGCGACCGCAAAACCCACATCAGCAACGCCGCTGAACGCACGCGGGCAGCTCACGCTCCTGACCGCGCAGGTTTCTGATGCTCTTGCGTCCAGTATCCAAGCTATCGCCATGCCCCTGCTGACCTACGGCGCCACCGGCGACCTCGCCCACTCCGCTATCGTCATGGTCGTCGAGGCAGTCCCCGTCATCCTCTTCGCACCATTCGCAGGCGCTATCGCCGACAAATTCAACCGCAAAACCCTCACCGTCAGCTTCAGGCTCGCCAGCGCCGCCCTACTCATCGCATCCCCAGCCCTCTACGCCGCCGCAGGACTACCCGCCTTCCTCACCATCGCATTCCTCGTCTCAACCTTCGGCACCTTCTCATCCCCCGCAGCCTCCGCCGCCATGCCCTCCCTGCTCGGCGACGACTACCAAAAATACATGGCACGCCGCGGCAGCCTCATCTTCCTCGCCCAAACCCTCGGCCCCACCATCGCAGCCGCCGTCGCATCCTTCACCACCCCAGCCCTCGCCGTCGGATTCGCAGGCACCCTCAACCTGCTCGCTGCCCTCACCGTCGCCACCATACGCAACTACGACCTCACCCACGCCGAACGCACCGCCACCGTGCAGGAACACCACACCGGCAGACTCCTGCGCGAAGGCGCCGCCTACACCGCACACAACCCCATCGTGCGCGGTATGCTCACCTTCTGGTTCCTCTCCATCGCCGCCGTACCCATCACCACCCTGCCCATGCTCGAATACCTCACCCGCGGCCTCGGGCACGACTACACCGCCTTCGGAATCGCAACTTCCGTCTACGCCGCCGGATGCGTGATCAGCTCCTGGCTTTCAGCCAAACTCGGCGTCGGTACAGGCGCCGGGCGGGTGCGTATGACCAAACGCGGGTGGATGTGCATCTCCGGACTCGGCTACGGCGCCGTTTGTCTGAGTATGGGACTACACCCGGCGCTGTGGGCGGTACTCGTGCTCTGGTTCATCTGGGGCATGTTCTACGGACCCGAAGAAGTGCTCGGGCAAGTCCTCTTCGCAGACGCTATCGACGAACACATGCGCGGGCGCGTCTACAGCTTCATGGGTGTGGTTTTCTCCCTAGCGGGTATGGTCGGGTACCTCATCACCGGATGGGCGGTACCAGCGTTCGGCGCGATCAACACCATTGTTACCGGAGGGGCACTCTTCATCATCGCCACCGTATTCACGTTCATTCTCGGCCCGACTGCGCGAGCGATACGGGCGCAGGAATCGCGGAATGAGGCAAAGAGCCGTGCGGGTGCATGA
- a CDS encoding mycothiol transferase — MKTHDILRDAASRPGIEAAVAVKGLSAEALNAHPGGHPNSIAWLLWHAGRQMDMQLSALNGQPQVWEAQGFRERFNLGELGDTIGYGHTPEQARSIVVADSALLVEYLVATGEALAAYAQTLSEADLSEVIDRSWTPAVTRGVRLVSLIDDAAQHVGQAAYAAGILAAQDFAAQG, encoded by the coding sequence ATGAAAACCCACGACATTCTGCGTGACGCCGCCAGCCGCCCCGGCATCGAAGCCGCCGTAGCCGTCAAGGGGCTATCAGCTGAGGCGCTCAACGCCCACCCGGGCGGGCACCCGAACTCTATTGCGTGGCTACTCTGGCACGCCGGACGGCAGATGGACATGCAGCTTTCCGCCCTGAACGGTCAGCCGCAGGTCTGGGAGGCTCAGGGCTTCAGGGAACGTTTCAACCTGGGCGAGCTTGGCGACACCATAGGTTACGGCCACACCCCCGAGCAGGCACGCTCCATCGTGGTTGCAGATTCTGCCCTGCTGGTGGAGTACCTTGTGGCAACCGGCGAGGCGCTCGCGGCCTACGCGCAGACGCTGAGCGAGGCTGATTTGAGCGAGGTTATTGACCGTTCGTGGACTCCGGCGGTGACTCGCGGTGTGCGCCTGGTCAGCCTGATTGACGACGCAGCCCAGCACGTAGGCCAGGCGGCGTACGCGGCGGGTATTCTCGCGGCACAGGATTTCGCGGCGCAGGGATAG
- a CDS encoding FAD-dependent oxidoreductase: protein MTTPAQLHFDMVVIGFGKGGKTLAGAYAKTGKNVALIEQSTGMYGGTCINIGCVPTKALVHRADEFRASGERTLEEANAAYESAVVFRDKLTGMMRAKNREILLSNETAKLIDGHARFISDTEVEVTAGEDTLRVTADYFIVNTGAVSVIPPIEGIRESERVLTSTELQKLTPRPKRLGIIGGGPIGVEFAGIFSSYGTEVTILDGAPALFGRYDEDVAQVAREIIADQDIAAHTGVRVQSFKDGADSVTVTYLDSEGATRELEVDYVMVATGRKPATEGLGLENTSIETNDRGAIVVDEHLRSTVPNIFALGDVNGGPQFTYISMDDYRVVLSQLVGDGSRSTKDRKAVASTIYMNPPLSSVGLTEREAIEAGHKVKVASKPVAAVAAMPRAKTQENPRGIMKFVIDAQTDQILGAQLLVIESMEVINLVALAMRHGITASQLRDEIYTHPSITEGLNEVLAVAAPVN, encoded by the coding sequence ATGACCACCCCCGCTCAGTTGCACTTTGACATGGTCGTCATCGGCTTCGGCAAGGGCGGCAAGACCCTCGCCGGTGCATACGCCAAGACCGGCAAGAACGTTGCCCTCATCGAACAGTCCACCGGCATGTACGGCGGCACCTGCATCAACATCGGTTGCGTGCCCACCAAGGCGCTGGTTCACCGCGCCGACGAGTTCCGCGCCAGCGGCGAGCGCACCCTAGAAGAGGCAAACGCCGCCTACGAATCCGCCGTGGTTTTCCGTGACAAGCTGACCGGCATGATGCGCGCCAAGAACCGCGAGATCCTGCTGTCCAACGAGACCGCTAAGCTCATTGACGGTCACGCACGTTTCATCTCCGACACCGAGGTTGAGGTCACCGCGGGCGAGGACACCCTGCGCGTTACCGCCGACTACTTCATTGTCAATACCGGTGCCGTGTCGGTTATCCCGCCGATTGAGGGTATCCGCGAATCTGAGCGTGTGCTCACCTCCACCGAGCTGCAGAAGCTCACCCCGCGCCCCAAGCGTCTGGGCATTATCGGTGGCGGCCCCATCGGTGTTGAGTTTGCCGGTATTTTCTCCTCCTACGGTACCGAGGTGACCATTCTGGATGGTGCACCCGCCCTCTTCGGCCGCTACGACGAGGACGTTGCCCAGGTTGCCCGCGAGATTATCGCAGATCAGGATATTGCCGCTCATACCGGCGTGCGCGTGCAGTCCTTCAAGGACGGCGCTGACTCGGTGACCGTGACCTACCTCGACTCCGAGGGCGCTACCCGGGAGCTGGAGGTGGACTACGTGATGGTTGCGACCGGCCGCAAGCCCGCCACCGAGGGTCTGGGTCTGGAGAATACCAGCATCGAAACCAACGACCGCGGCGCAATTGTCGTGGATGAGCACCTGCGTAGCACCGTGCCGAACATTTTCGCACTCGGTGACGTGAACGGCGGCCCGCAGTTCACCTACATCTCCATGGATGACTACCGCGTGGTGCTTTCCCAGCTGGTCGGTGACGGTTCCCGCTCCACCAAGGACCGCAAGGCAGTGGCTTCGACCATTTACATGAACCCGCCGCTGTCTTCGGTGGGTCTGACTGAGCGTGAGGCAATCGAGGCTGGCCACAAGGTGAAGGTCGCTTCGAAGCCTGTTGCCGCGGTTGCCGCGATGCCGCGTGCGAAGACCCAGGAGAACCCGCGCGGCATCATGAAGTTCGTGATTGACGCGCAGACCGACCAGATTCTGGGCGCCCAGCTGCTGGTAATCGAGTCCATGGAGGTTATTAACCTGGTGGCTCTGGCGATGCGCCA